The nucleotide window cttTAAATAGTTAAGATTTCGTATAAAATTAGAAAGAAGTCACAGTTAAGCCTTCAAATATAAGAAATACTAGCAAAAGTATTGGGTAACCAACAAAATGTAATGAATAGTTAAAATTAACCATAATTGACAGCACTAATTATCTTGTTTACATATAACTGTAATAAATCATTCACAATAACTAACATATGACTACactgaaaaaatgtaaacaaatttaagcttTTTTTGAGCCAcccttttttctgtgtacatttCAGTGATGTCAATCagaagtaaataaaacaaaacacgcaattttttatccaaataaTGTAATTAAAACGATAATAACAAATTCCAAATGATATATCTctgttagaaaatatttttctcaagctttataattttctttttgcatTACAAAAAATGATTAACAATaacattatatttaaatttaactacatTAACAGTCGTGTACAATACTATTTACAGCCGAAATAGTTTCTTCTCTAGCTATGGGTGGCGTTACCTCCAATACACTAGACAAATTATCGGGAAAAAACGAAGTATAAgtagaattttgtattaattccACAATAACACGTTTAGCTTCCTCCTCTTTATGATTAATGGCctcattttgttgcaaatcttGCGCCACCATTTGATTATGCGTCTGAGTATTGGATAAGTATGTTTGACTAGGATTCTGTATATTTGATGGTTCTAAATGGGTCTCTTTACTTTCCAAGTTTAATATGGATGATGGTGTTGTTGTGTCATACACTTCATGAGGAACTTCAATTTGTTCTTCAATTATTTGATCCGAATATTTGTCATGCTCTATGATAAATGTAGAATCTGTTGAGCTGGGCAGAGACAATTGTTTTTTACGGTTTCCAGTGCGTTCATTAGTGCGAGATCGTCGTTTACGTTTAACTGTGTTTGCAGACGTTTCCTTTTTAGGTTTTGGTGGTGGTCTAGGCAGTTTATGCATGATTTTAAAATGATGACTAAGGCCTGAACTGAAATTAAATACTTTGCCACACACCGAACAGCTGAGTAAACGTTTGGGGCGTGGTGTATGTATTTTCATGTGCTGAGTTATGCGCAATGTTACCTTGCCACACACAACACAAGTTTGAGGCACTTGTTCCTTGTGATTCCGCATATGCTCCATTAGGAAGTTCTCTGTGGCATACTTGCGTCCACATGTGGTACACTTAAAAACTTCACCCGAATTGTGAGACGCCAGATGTTCTTCGAAGGTAAGAGGATCGGAAAAGTTTTTATTACAATGTTTACAGTTAAAGGGGCGATCCAAGTGAACCTTAACCATATGCCTTTCTAGTAGAGAAAGACTACTCAGTTGGCGATTGCATATTTTACATATGAAACCTTCTGGATAATGTACACTCTCAACATGGTTTTTGAGTTGActaagtttattaaaaagttcatCACAGTCCGAACATTTGTGAGCCAATTTTACACTACTATCCGATTCGAGATAATGTATGCGTTTATGTATAGTTAAGCTAAAATGACTGCGAAAGGTTTTACCACATGCTGGACAAACAGCCAACTTATTTTTTGTATCCTCGGAGTTATATTGCCGGTAGCTAGATGTATTCACAGCCGTTAATCTTTCATTTTTAAGTAGTTCATTATTAACGGGTTTATTGACCGGCGAAGGCAGTTTGTTAGGTATTTTAGTTCCTTCTGGTATTAAAGTTATAAGAGTTTCACCTATTATTTGACGTGTAACCTCTCCAGTAACAGGCTTTGTTTCATCTATTGTTGTTGAATGATTTGTTGTATTCATAGTTTGCATTTGATTATCAGCATCCATttcatcattatttattaaactttCTATAGCATCTTGAGTTTCCTGTTCTTGTTGTACATTTAGCAATTCCCCGGTGAAGATTTGTTGTGATTTTTGTTGTTCATTTTGTATGCGTTCGTAAAGTTCAGCTATTCGATTTTTTACTGCTATTACTTTAACGGTGGTGACCTTTTTACGACGACGTTTCAGGCGTAATAAATCTTGTATATTGGACTAGAAAAGattgaaatgtttattttaaacaaatcaacACCAAATTATTTTCTACTTACCCTTCTTCTTTGCATTGGCTTGTGTGCTTTAAGATTTTTCTCTTTCAACACACACACACCTTCCGAACGGATCCTATCTATGTTAGTCTCTTTAATAAAACATTCCTCAAAACTGTTACCGCTCTTTACATTGTCCGATGTTGCCGTCGCAGTTTCTACCACTGGTTTCTTCTCATAAGCAATCATATCCGTTGCAGCTAGGTTGTCCGgcaaatgtaaataattattatcCTCTGTCATGGTGTCACGCATTTCTTGTTCCACTTCAGCAAGTATTTCCTCGGCATCTTCTATTTCCTCTATAAGCATTTCTGTATTATTTAAATCATCCTCCACAGGCAAACTACAACTGAATTCATGGCCAGAAATTTCAGTATTTATAGATTCTTGCTCTAGTTCATCTTCATATTCAAAAGCATCGCGAGTGTCCTCGTCGTCTGTTTGTGTTTCCAATTCATCTGCAGTTTCTTTATTGGACATTAAATCCTCTAGGTCTCCCAGATACTCAACTTCCCCCTCCTCCTCCTCCTGTTTATATTTATGTGGTTCTAATTCATCATACATTTCTTCGTTGGACTCTTTTATATGTTCACTTAAGTGTTGACAAAAATATTCGATGTTATCATAAGTTTCACAACAATATGTACAATAGAATTTTAGCAAACGTGTGACTTCATTGTAGAAGACATGGCCACATTGTGTATCATTTTCTTCCAAGACACAGGTTTGCTTCTCAGCATAAATATGATCACCGTTAGAGGTATGTTCTATATCCTCCTGCTTTATATcgtccatttttttttgttgaattggtAGGAATATGTTTATTGTAACAGCATTTCTAttggtttttagttttatttatcaaaaaaaatataaactaataattgtttttgtttcattgttgtcaaattgtttttgtatagtGCTGCCAGACGGTAAAGTTGTAGTAAAACGAAAACTagatatttcttaacaaataattggttttgtgTCACCATGTTGAAAATGAAACcatgaaacaaaaattattagttttttaaataatatttgaaaaaaattatttgcctGGAGAAAGAAAATggtttattgaattaaaaattaataaataaaaaattatacatttttttatttaaaaacataatcaaaaagtatataattgaaaatatggcatttactctatttttttactatatattaatttttttagtttggtTTTGCTTTGAAAACCTACGGAATATATACAAGTTAAACACAGCTTTCCTTCTACCAAACACATCTGGTAATACTTAAAACTGTACATAATTCACGATAGCTACACTtctataataacaacaacaagtgATATTTGtgctgtcaaagtttgcctagtctttgtattgattttgcgtttgttatgttttattgcaacaacaaacacaagtgaatttGACATTTGAAACAAACaggtaaagaaaaaataatcagcAGGGTTATTGTTATTATGGCTTAATATACCCTTCTTCTGTTTCATTCCACTTTATACTTATTGTGATGGGCAACTCTAATAGTATTTGACAGACGTGATTCAGtgtgtacacaaaatttttgtagttctacgaatttaattttgtaaattccaaaaaaataatatattttgcttttaaaattgctAAAACAAAACAGTTCACAAAAGCACAAGTGAAAATgcattgaatttaataaaatcaaataacaaTTGTAAACCGCAAATAgatgaaatttgcaaaaaagccaacgaaaaaaaactttcacactgtacttgtgttttttttttaatgagtgAAAGAAGAGTGTAAAAAAAAGAAGCTACtgcaacaacaactaaaaacaaACGTTGATACATAAAAGGCGTTCCAAATGAGTGACCAATATATGAAAGAAATATTGCGTGTGGCGGTGGCACAAATTTGTCAAACCATAGGGTATAATGCCACACAAACTGCACCTTTGGAGCTGTTACAAGATGTATTGGATAAATTTCTTAGAGAATTTACTAGAGACTTAAGGCGCCAGGTGGAACATTGTAAGTGTTGAAGAATTTAGATTTTCGGGTGACTTAGCAGGTTGAGAGGTTgtgatgttgttttatttgtgtttttttggtaGATAATCGTACCGACGCAAATTTAAATGATGTGACCTTGACCTTGAGTAGCATCaatgttaatttaaatgaaCTATTGGATTATGTGAACAATGTGGAGCCAGTACCATTTGCCTTGGAAGTGCCAAAATTTCCAGCACGCAAAGATTCTTCTTTGAATTTCTTAAAACCGGGAAGTAAAGAAGTGCTGACTAGACCAGTGCATGTGTTTGATCATTTGCCGCCTATGTTGCCACCGGAAATAACACAACAACCAGAACCAGCGTTGGCCagcatttcaaataatttaacagACACGAAATCATTTCAAGACAATTTATCAACTAATGGCCAGGGAGATCATAATAATGGTgggtttaagttttttttttaaacaagaattttatttgaataatttatattatttttagatGGCGGAAATTCATCTTTAAATCCTAGTACAGTTTTAGATAAAACTACTTTGCAATCATTGTTCAAGCCCTCAACAAACTTTGAAGACGGCGAAAGACCTACTAGGGAAGTTAGTAGTGTGGTTATGACCACAGGTGGTTATATATCACCAGCCGTAGAGGGTAAAATGCCGGAAGCCATGGTACCCGATATAATAGGTAAGATTATAACAATtataattgtagtttttttttctaatagaaGATTTTATACATAGACAAGCTGTTGGGTTTGGATGCTCCACCACCACCACCGCCGCCTCCCCCTCCTCCTCAATCCAGACCAGCGTCACGCTCTGCTAACACTACACCCGGACCAGGTGCTAGCGAAAACTCAACATCGGTTGTGGAAAAATCTGT belongs to Calliphora vicina chromosome 4, idCalVici1.1, whole genome shotgun sequence and includes:
- the LOC135956568 gene encoding zinc finger protein 131-like, giving the protein MDDIKQEDIEHTSNGDHIYAEKQTCVLEENDTQCGHVFYNEVTRLLKFYCTYCCETYDNIEYFCQHLSEHIKESNEEMYDELEPHKYKQEEEEGEVEYLGDLEDLMSNKETADELETQTDDEDTRDAFEYEDELEQESINTEISGHEFSCSLPVEDDLNNTEMLIEEIEDAEEILAEVEQEMRDTMTEDNNYLHLPDNLAATDMIAYEKKPVVETATATSDNVKSGNSFEECFIKETNIDRIRSEGVCVLKEKNLKAHKPMQRRRSNIQDLLRLKRRRKKVTTVKVIAVKNRIAELYERIQNEQQKSQQIFTGELLNVQQEQETQDAIESLINNDEMDADNQMQTMNTTNHSTTIDETKPVTGEVTRQIIGETLITLIPEGTKIPNKLPSPVNKPVNNELLKNERLTAVNTSSYRQYNSEDTKNKLAVCPACGKTFRSHFSLTIHKRIHYLESDSSVKLAHKCSDCDELFNKLSQLKNHVESVHYPEGFICKICNRQLSSLSLLERHMVKVHLDRPFNCKHCNKNFSDPLTFEEHLASHNSGEVFKCTTCGRKYATENFLMEHMRNHKEQVPQTCVVCGKVTLRITQHMKIHTPRPKRLLSCSVCGKVFNFSSGLSHHFKIMHKLPRPPPKPKKETSANTVKRKRRSRTNERTGNRKKQLSLPSSTDSTFIIEHDKYSDQIIEEQIEVPHEVYDTTTPSSILNLESKETHLEPSNIQNPSQTYLSNTQTHNQMVAQDLQQNEAINHKEEEAKRVIVELIQNSTYTSFFPDNLSSVLEVTPPIAREETISAVNSIVHDC